One genomic region from Clostridium saccharobutylicum DSM 13864 encodes:
- a CDS encoding AEC family transporter, with product MVIFNALGSVFSIVLMISAGYFLSHKGWFDEKTSKLFSKLVCNLAIPCLMISQFTESFDRDKLTNLSAGLFAPFTSMAIGYLIAVVISKVIRVRKGRIGTFRSMFFVSNSIFIGLPVNMALFGEKSIPSVLLYYIANTTFFWTLGAYEISRDGESKNANIFSLDTLKRIISPPLIGFVLGVILVVLNIHLPKFILDTCKYFGNLTTPLAMLFIGITIHSVDLKQFKFSIDMLAILLGRFVVSPMLIFMLCNFSNTPLLTKEVFVIQAAMPVMTNTSIVSKCYNADYEYATVNTIITTILSLLVIPIYMLILS from the coding sequence ATGGTTATTTTTAATGCTTTAGGAAGTGTATTCAGCATTGTTCTTATGATTTCTGCTGGATATTTCTTATCTCATAAAGGATGGTTTGATGAAAAGACTTCTAAACTTTTTTCAAAATTAGTATGTAATCTAGCAATTCCCTGTCTTATGATTTCTCAGTTTACTGAAAGCTTTGATAGAGATAAATTAACTAATTTAAGTGCAGGACTATTCGCTCCATTTACTTCTATGGCTATTGGTTATTTAATTGCTGTAGTAATTTCGAAAGTTATAAGAGTTAGAAAAGGACGAATTGGTACTTTTAGATCAATGTTTTTTGTATCTAATTCTATATTTATTGGACTTCCAGTAAATATGGCTCTATTTGGAGAAAAAAGTATTCCTAGTGTTCTATTATATTACATAGCTAATACAACTTTTTTTTGGACTCTTGGTGCATATGAAATAAGCAGAGATGGAGAATCTAAAAATGCTAATATCTTCTCTTTGGATACACTAAAAAGAATTATATCACCACCACTTATAGGTTTTGTGCTAGGAGTTATACTTGTAGTACTTAATATTCATCTACCAAAATTTATTTTAGACACATGCAAATACTTTGGTAATTTAACTACACCTCTAGCAATGTTATTTATAGGAATAACAATTCATTCTGTTGACTTAAAGCAATTTAAGTTCAGTATTGATATGCTGGCAATACTTTTAGGAAGATTTGTTGTTTCACCAATGCTAATTTTTATGTTATGTAATTTTTCAAACACACCATTACTTACCAAAGAAGTATTTGTTATTCAAGCTGCTATGCCTGTTATGACTAACACTTCAATTGTTTCAAAATGCTATAATGCTGACTACGAATATGCTACAGTTAATACAATTATAACAACAATTCTCAGCTTACTAGTTATTCCTATTTATATGTTAATATTGAGTTAA
- a CDS encoding GntR family transcriptional regulator has protein sequence MDNYKIEKAPSYYSQAYNSIKEMIFNGVLKPGDRIYESKLASEFQISRSPVREAIRSLEKDGLLLIDNKSKITVYKPTLKDIEDIYECRQALESQAARLTTRKASNKDLEKIENILLETNEKIEHFDDTLIQNIISLNTQFHNLILSFSQNSRLQNQSSHLNLLTHFYRSIDIYEHNRNMDIFNYHLKIFHFIKKRDEEKAAQTMYNHINNDLQHLKDIISMNYTI, from the coding sequence ATGGATAATTACAAAATTGAAAAAGCGCCTTCTTACTATAGCCAAGCTTATAATTCAATAAAAGAAATGATTTTTAATGGAGTCTTAAAACCTGGTGATCGAATTTATGAATCAAAGCTTGCTAGTGAATTCCAAATAAGTAGAAGCCCAGTAAGAGAAGCTATACGTTCATTAGAAAAAGATGGATTACTTTTGATTGATAATAAGTCTAAAATTACAGTATATAAACCAACGCTAAAGGATATTGAGGATATTTACGAATGTCGCCAAGCTTTAGAGTCTCAAGCAGCAAGATTAACTACACGTAAAGCTTCTAATAAAGATTTAGAAAAAATTGAAAATATATTATTAGAAACTAACGAAAAAATAGAACATTTTGATGACACACTGATTCAAAACATTATTTCATTAAATACTCAATTTCATAATTTAATTTTAAGTTTCAGTCAAAATAGTCGCCTTCAAAATCAGAGCAGCCATTTAAATTTGCTTACTCATTTTTATAGAAGTATAGATATCTATGAGCACAACCGAAATATGGATATTTTCAACTATCATCTTAAAATATTTCATTTTATAAAAAAACGTGATGAAGAAAAAGCTGCCCAAACAATGTATAACCATATAAATAATGATTTACAACATTTAAAAGATATTATCTCTATGAATTATACAATTTAA
- a CDS encoding GTP-binding protein, with the protein MRDIPVFLVTGFLEGGKTTFVKEIFNDPEFVEGENITLIVCESGIEEYEQDFLNKNNIDIVYINKKEGLTYSFLNQYNEEHKPSKVVLEYNGMWQYDVIENLHMPKGWEIAQVITPIDASTFESYMNNMKSLLIEQFKDSDLIIFNRCKDDTNKLKFRNSVKAINARANMIFELENGEIDDRPLELPFDINSKVIEFKDYDFGAWYLDSLESPAKYEGKSIKMKGIASINPNYPKNIFAFGRNAMTCCEDDISFLGILCQTNKPFKFKDKEWIEVEGVLHKKFIDYEQRDIPFLVVTDYRSIDKIEDELVYF; encoded by the coding sequence ATGAGGGATATACCAGTTTTTCTTGTTACCGGATTTTTAGAAGGTGGCAAAACTACTTTTGTTAAAGAGATATTTAATGATCCAGAATTTGTAGAAGGAGAAAATATCACTTTAATTGTTTGTGAAAGTGGTATAGAAGAATATGAACAGGATTTTCTAAATAAGAACAATATTGATATAGTATATATTAATAAAAAGGAAGGTTTAACATATTCATTTTTAAATCAATACAATGAAGAGCACAAGCCAAGTAAAGTTGTATTAGAATACAATGGTATGTGGCAATATGATGTTATAGAAAATTTACATATGCCTAAAGGATGGGAAATAGCTCAAGTTATAACACCTATTGATGCTTCTACTTTTGAGAGTTACATGAACAACATGAAGTCTTTATTAATAGAGCAATTTAAAGATTCAGACTTAATCATATTTAATCGTTGCAAAGATGATACAAATAAATTGAAATTTAGAAATAGTGTAAAGGCTATTAATGCAAGAGCAAACATGATTTTTGAATTAGAAAACGGTGAAATAGATGACAGACCATTAGAGTTACCTTTTGATATAAATTCTAAAGTGATAGAGTTTAAAGATTATGATTTTGGAGCATGGTATTTAGATTCACTAGAGTCACCAGCAAAATATGAAGGCAAGAGCATAAAAATGAAGGGAATTGCATCTATTAATCCTAATTATCCAAAAAATATTTTTGCTTTTGGAAGAAATGCTATGACTTGCTGTGAAGATGATATTTCATTCTTGGGTATTTTATGCCAAACTAATAAACCATTTAAATTTAAGGATAAAGAATGGATTGAAGTGGAGGGCGTACTTCATAAAAAGTTTATAGATTATGAGCAACGAGATATTCCATTTTTAGTTGTTACCGATTATAGATCAATAGATAAAATTGAAGATGAATTAGTTTACTTTTAA
- a CDS encoding D-isomer specific 2-hydroxyacid dehydrogenase family protein, with the protein MKIIAFEVRDDEKEYFKKYESQYQCEITCVPYALTQDNLSIVNGYDGVSILGRCCITADVEDRLKELGVKCCVTRTVGYNHIDVNHAHEIDLKIANSNYPPTGVADYTVMLILMSLRHYKQAMWRGNVNDYSLNGLQGRELHELTVGVIGTGKIGQCVIKNLSGFGCKILAYDMYQNDIVKKYAEYTDLDTIISSCDVISLHTPLLESTYHLIDKEKITNMKDGVILVNCARGELMDIDSLIEGIELKKIGALALDVIEGEDGIYHEDKRSDIISNQKMAYLRQFPNVIMTQHMAFYTDIAVESMVKCSVEAVHDFIKKGTCETSI; encoded by the coding sequence ATGAAAATTATTGCGTTTGAAGTTCGTGATGATGAAAAAGAGTATTTTAAAAAATATGAGTCACAATACCAATGTGAGATAACTTGTGTTCCATATGCTTTAACTCAAGATAATCTATCAATAGTAAATGGGTATGACGGAGTTTCTATTTTAGGAAGATGTTGTATAACAGCTGATGTGGAAGATCGTTTGAAAGAGTTAGGAGTTAAATGTTGCGTAACAAGAACAGTAGGGTACAATCATATTGATGTAAATCATGCTCATGAAATTGATTTAAAGATTGCAAATTCCAATTATCCACCTACAGGTGTAGCTGATTATACAGTAATGTTAATATTAATGTCTTTAAGACATTATAAGCAGGCAATGTGGCGTGGAAATGTGAATGATTATTCTCTAAATGGTTTGCAGGGGCGTGAACTTCATGAATTGACTGTGGGAGTAATTGGAACAGGAAAGATAGGTCAATGTGTTATTAAAAATCTTTCTGGTTTTGGCTGCAAAATTCTTGCTTATGATATGTATCAAAATGATATTGTTAAAAAATATGCAGAATATACAGATTTAGATACAATTATAAGTTCTTGCGATGTTATTTCACTTCATACACCTTTGTTGGAAAGTACATATCACCTTATTGATAAAGAGAAGATTACTAATATGAAGGATGGAGTAATATTAGTAAATTGTGCTCGTGGTGAACTTATGGATATTGATTCATTGATTGAGGGAATTGAATTAAAAAAAATAGGTGCATTAGCATTGGATGTTATTGAAGGAGAGGATGGTATTTACCATGAAGACAAGAGAAGTGATATCATTAGCAATCAAAAAATGGCATACCTTCGTCAGTTCCCAAATGTTATAATGACACAGCATATGGCATTTTATACTGATATTGCAGTTGAAAGTATGGTAAAATGTTCAGTAGAAGCTGTTCATGATTTTATAAAAAAGGGCACTTGTGAGACAAGTATATAG
- a CDS encoding CobW family GTP-binding protein translates to MTKIDIISGFLGAGKTTLIKKLITEVFEGEKLMLIENEFGEIGIDGGFLNNSGIEITEMNSGCICCSLVGDFGVALKEALAKYSPERIIIEPSGVGKLSDVIKAVENIKDEVNIKLNSFVAVVDAMKCKMYMDNFGEFFNNQIENANTIVLSRSQKLSEEKLESCVSQIRKHNSNATIITTNWDEINGKQILEAMERENSLEKELLTEVKEHHEHHHHDEECGCHNHEHHHDENCGCHDHEHHHSHDENCGCHDHEHHHHHEGCGCNDHNHDHHHADEIFTSWGVETPKKYSKSEINDILRILSESSECGIILRAKGIIPCTEGGWINFDLVPGEYEVREGVSDYTGRLCVIGTNINKNKIQELFHI, encoded by the coding sequence ATGACAAAAATAGATATTATTTCAGGATTTCTTGGAGCAGGGAAGACTACTCTAATTAAAAAATTAATAACAGAAGTTTTTGAAGGTGAAAAGCTTATGTTAATTGAAAATGAATTTGGTGAAATAGGAATTGATGGAGGTTTTTTAAATAATTCAGGAATTGAAATTACCGAAATGAATTCTGGTTGTATTTGTTGCTCTTTGGTTGGTGACTTTGGAGTTGCTCTTAAAGAAGCATTAGCTAAATATTCACCAGAACGTATAATAATAGAACCATCTGGAGTAGGAAAATTATCAGATGTAATTAAAGCAGTTGAAAATATAAAAGATGAAGTTAATATTAAACTTAACAGTTTTGTTGCAGTTGTTGATGCAATGAAGTGTAAAATGTATATGGATAACTTTGGAGAATTCTTTAATAATCAAATTGAAAATGCTAATACTATTGTTTTAAGCCGTTCTCAAAAACTTTCTGAAGAAAAATTAGAATCATGTGTATCGCAAATAAGAAAACATAATAGTAATGCAACAATAATAACTACAAATTGGGATGAAATTAATGGAAAACAAATCCTTGAAGCTATGGAAAGGGAAAATTCACTTGAAAAAGAACTTTTAACAGAAGTAAAAGAACACCATGAACATCACCACCATGATGAAGAATGTGGCTGCCATAACCATGAACATCATCATGATGAAAATTGTGGATGTCATGATCATGAGCATCATCATAGTCATGATGAAAACTGCGGTTGTCATGACCATGAGCACCACCATCATCATGAAGGATGTGGTTGCAATGATCATAATCACGATCATCATCATGCAGATGAAATATTCACAAGTTGGGGAGTAGAAACACCTAAAAAATATTCTAAATCAGAAATAAATGATATATTAAGAATTTTATCAGAATCCTCAGAATGTGGTATCATTTTACGTGCAAAAGGAATAATACCATGTACTGAAGGTGGTTGGATTAATTTTGATTTAGTTCCAGGTGAATATGAAGTACGTGAAGGCGTATCTGATTATACAGGAAGATTATGTGTCATAGGCACAAATATTAATAAAAATAAAATACAAGAATTATTTCATATATAA
- a CDS encoding beta-glucoside-specific PTS transporter subunit IIABC gives MDYSIVAKKILEKIGGESNVNSVMHCMTRLRFVLKDESIVNDEEVKKIKGVMGIMKKGGQYQIIIGNEVSKCYKEILKLGNFSDSSNKTEGSGEKQGIITRVLDVISGSMSATMPAIIGAGMIKVLVVLLTTLGVLSKDSQTCAILSALGDATFYFLPMILVMSTSKKFNINPYTFAAVIGVMVYPDFVKLLGTGDAVSFLGVPVTPASYGYSVIPVILMAWVMKYIEEIVEKITPAVTKNFLKPMLILLIAMPIAIIVIGPIGFLVGKGLSTAMYTIQDKANWIALPLMAAFMPLIVMTGMHWAFVPMALAALANPGGYETLLLVAMLPSNLAQGASSLAVSLKSRNKELKQVASASSISALLAGVTEPAMYGVTIKYKKPLIASMIASGIAGLYAGIVALKVYVFATPSLIAIVQFIDPNGSSNFTNALITAAIAIVGSFVLTWIIGFDDPANEEDEDNEEILNEDIMEIKETALDKMESKSEAVILAPIQGKSVSLSQVNDITFSEEIMGKGAAIIPSVGKAVSPVNGVISALFETKHAIGITSDDGVEILIHIGLDTVKLGGKHFTAHVKSGDKVKAGDLLVEFDIEAIKKEGYEVITPVLVTNVNDYRDILSLIDKDIKEKDELIKVIR, from the coding sequence ATGGATTATTCAATAGTAGCGAAAAAAATATTAGAAAAAATAGGTGGAGAAAGTAATGTAAATAGTGTTATGCACTGTATGACAAGACTTAGATTTGTATTAAAAGATGAAAGTATTGTAAATGATGAAGAAGTTAAAAAAATAAAAGGTGTCATGGGTATCATGAAAAAGGGTGGTCAATATCAAATAATTATAGGAAATGAAGTTTCTAAATGTTATAAAGAGATATTGAAGCTTGGTAATTTTAGTGACAGTTCTAATAAAACTGAAGGCTCAGGCGAAAAACAAGGTATAATTACAAGAGTATTAGATGTGATATCAGGAAGTATGTCAGCTACAATGCCAGCAATTATTGGTGCTGGTATGATAAAAGTTTTAGTTGTATTACTTACAACACTAGGAGTTTTATCAAAGGATAGTCAAACATGTGCTATATTATCAGCACTTGGAGATGCAACATTTTATTTCTTGCCAATGATACTTGTAATGTCAACTTCTAAAAAGTTTAATATTAATCCATACACATTTGCAGCAGTAATAGGTGTTATGGTATATCCGGATTTTGTAAAGTTGCTTGGGACAGGGGATGCTGTATCATTTTTAGGAGTACCAGTTACACCAGCAAGTTATGGATATTCAGTTATTCCAGTAATATTGATGGCATGGGTAATGAAATATATAGAAGAAATTGTAGAGAAAATAACTCCAGCAGTTACAAAGAACTTTTTAAAACCAATGTTAATATTACTTATAGCTATGCCAATTGCAATAATAGTTATTGGACCAATTGGATTTTTAGTAGGTAAAGGTTTATCAACAGCAATGTATACAATTCAAGATAAAGCAAATTGGATAGCATTACCATTAATGGCGGCGTTTATGCCACTTATAGTTATGACAGGAATGCATTGGGCATTTGTACCTATGGCATTAGCAGCTTTAGCAAATCCAGGAGGATATGAAACATTATTATTAGTTGCAATGCTTCCATCTAATTTAGCACAAGGAGCGTCATCACTAGCAGTATCACTTAAGTCTAGAAATAAAGAGTTAAAACAAGTTGCAAGTGCATCAAGTATTTCAGCTTTACTTGCAGGAGTAACAGAACCAGCAATGTATGGCGTAACAATAAAATATAAAAAGCCTTTAATAGCAAGTATGATAGCAAGTGGTATAGCTGGTCTTTATGCAGGAATTGTAGCTTTAAAAGTATATGTTTTTGCAACACCATCACTTATAGCTATAGTTCAATTTATTGATCCAAATGGAAGCTCAAACTTTACTAACGCTTTAATAACAGCAGCTATTGCAATTGTAGGTTCGTTTGTATTAACATGGATAATTGGATTTGATGATCCAGCTAATGAAGAAGATGAAGATAACGAAGAGATTTTAAATGAAGACATAATGGAAATTAAAGAAACTGCTTTAGATAAAATGGAATCTAAAAGTGAAGCAGTAATTTTAGCTCCAATTCAAGGGAAATCAGTATCATTAAGTCAAGTAAATGATATAACATTCTCAGAAGAAATAATGGGAAAAGGTGCAGCTATAATACCAAGTGTAGGTAAAGCAGTATCGCCAGTCAATGGAGTAATTTCAGCATTGTTTGAAACAAAACATGCTATAGGAATCACATCTGATGATGGAGTAGAAATTTTGATACACATAGGCTTAGATACAGTAAAATTAGGAGGAAAACACTTTACAGCTCATGTTAAGAGTGGCGATAAAGTAAAGGCAGGAGATTTATTAGTTGAATTTGATATTGAGGCTATTAAAAAAGAAGGATATGAAGTAATAACTCCAGTTCTTGTTACTAATGTAAATGACTATAGAGATATATTATCATTAATCGATAAAGATATAAAAGAAAAAGACGAATTAATAAAAGTAATAAGATAA
- the licT gene encoding BglG family transcription antiterminator LicT, with the protein MKIKKIINNNLIQSFDKNNKEVLIMGCGLGFGKKVGELIDQSKIEKIYSLENKNYSNKLIELLSDIPLEVIQTTNEIVSYARYSLGKKLNDNIYILLTDHINFAMERVEKGLQFKNALLWEIKRFYNHEFLIGKEALEIIKKKLNVDLPEDEAANIALHIVNAQLNSNNMDDTMSMTNMIQSILNIVKFHYKLELDEYSLHYERFITHLKFFSQRIFSGKEIKDEDASLSEIMKMKFKSEYECVEKIKKYIKSEFNAELTDEEMMYLAVHINRVTKQTE; encoded by the coding sequence ATGAAAATAAAGAAGATAATAAACAATAATTTAATTCAATCTTTTGATAAAAATAACAAGGAAGTTCTTATTATGGGATGTGGGCTTGGATTTGGAAAAAAAGTCGGAGAACTTATTGATCAAAGTAAGATAGAAAAGATTTATTCTCTTGAAAATAAAAATTATTCTAATAAGTTAATAGAGTTATTATCAGATATTCCTTTAGAAGTTATCCAAACAACTAATGAGATAGTATCTTATGCAAGGTATTCTCTAGGAAAGAAACTTAATGATAATATTTATATTCTATTAACAGATCATATAAATTTTGCAATGGAAAGAGTTGAAAAAGGTTTACAATTTAAAAATGCGTTATTATGGGAGATAAAAAGATTTTATAACCATGAGTTTTTAATTGGTAAAGAAGCTCTTGAAATAATCAAGAAAAAATTAAATGTTGATTTACCAGAAGATGAAGCGGCAAATATTGCGTTACATATTGTTAATGCTCAATTGAATTCTAATAATATGGATGATACTATGAGCATGACTAATATGATTCAAAGTATTTTAAATATAGTAAAGTTTCATTATAAACTAGAATTAGATGAATATTCACTTCATTATGAAAGATTTATTACTCATTTAAAATTTTTCTCTCAAAGAATATTTAGTGGTAAGGAAATTAAAGATGAAGATGCAAGTCTTTCTGAAATAATGAAAATGAAATTTAAGTCAGAATATGAGTGTGTTGAAAAAATTAAAAAATATATTAAAAGTGAATTCAATGCTGAACTTACTGATGAAGAAATGATGTATTTAGCGGTACATATAAACAGAGTTACAAAACAAACTGAATAA
- a CDS encoding pyridoxal phosphate-dependent aminotransferase has product MTISKEMYELGAKRSTIRELFEYGKQQAAIVGKENVFDFSIGNPTVPAPACVKESMIELLENEKSDVIHGYTSAQGDFEVRKGLADYMNNEYNCQLKADNFYMTCGAAASLCITLKALTASSSDEFIIIAPFFPEYSVFIKSVGAKDVIISADTDNFQIQMDLLEKAINSNTKGIIINSPNNPSGVVYSEETLKCLSDLLRKKSKEYNKTLYLISDEPYREIVYDGIKAPYVPALYENTIICYSYSKSLSLPGERIGYILVPDEVESSKDVYIAVCGAGRSLGYVCAPSLFQKVVLKCLGKTSDVDLYDVNRKMLYDKLTEIGYDCVKPDGAFYLFVKALEEDAVSFCENAKKFNLLIVPSDDFGCPGYVRISYCVDPEMINRSFDAFQKLKELYK; this is encoded by the coding sequence ATGACAATATCAAAAGAAATGTATGAATTAGGAGCAAAACGTTCTACTATCAGAGAATTATTCGAGTATGGAAAACAACAAGCTGCAATTGTTGGAAAGGAAAATGTATTTGATTTTAGCATTGGAAATCCAACTGTTCCAGCACCTGCGTGTGTTAAAGAATCTATGATTGAATTGCTGGAAAATGAAAAATCAGATGTAATTCATGGTTATACTTCAGCTCAAGGAGATTTTGAAGTGAGAAAAGGCCTGGCTGATTATATGAACAATGAATATAATTGTCAGCTTAAAGCAGATAATTTTTACATGACATGTGGTGCAGCGGCTTCATTATGTATTACACTTAAAGCACTTACTGCAAGTTCAAGTGATGAATTTATTATTATTGCACCTTTTTTCCCAGAATATAGTGTTTTTATAAAAAGTGTAGGTGCAAAAGATGTAATAATATCAGCAGATACAGATAATTTTCAAATTCAAATGGATTTATTAGAAAAAGCTATTAATTCAAATACAAAAGGAATTATTATAAATTCTCCTAATAATCCTTCTGGTGTTGTTTATTCTGAAGAAACGTTAAAATGTCTATCAGACTTATTAAGAAAAAAATCTAAAGAATATAACAAAACTTTGTATCTTATATCTGATGAACCATACAGAGAAATAGTTTATGATGGAATAAAGGCACCTTATGTTCCAGCTTTATATGAGAATACAATTATATGTTATTCATATAGTAAATCACTTTCTCTTCCAGGAGAAAGAATAGGTTATATCCTGGTTCCTGATGAAGTAGAAAGTTCTAAAGATGTTTATATTGCAGTTTGTGGAGCAGGGCGTTCACTTGGTTATGTTTGTGCTCCAAGCTTATTCCAAAAAGTAGTTTTAAAGTGCTTGGGAAAAACTTCAGATGTAGATTTATATGATGTAAATAGAAAGATGTTATATGATAAGCTTACTGAAATAGGATATGACTGTGTAAAACCAGACGGTGCTTTCTATTTATTTGTGAAAGCATTAGAAGAAGATGCGGTAAGCTTTTGTGAAAATGCAAAGAAATTTAATCTTCTTATTGTCCCATCAGATGATTTTGGTTGCCCAGGATATGTTAGAATTTCATACTGTGTAGATCCGGAAATGATAAACAGATCTTTTGATGCATTTCAAAAATTAAAAGAATTATATAAATAA
- a CDS encoding 2-keto-3-deoxygluconate permease, with product MKFKILKNMQKVPGGMMLIPMFITALINTIFPQVLNIGNPLTAMFTSKGTMTIIGIMLFCMGIQIDLSQIKNMMKRGGVILGLKLVLNVFVGVAIIRYFGIDGFLGISATAWIACITSCNPGLYIALMQDCGDKIDKSTFILMNIVGLPFIPVCILSFASGGGLDINSLLATCIPFILGMLIGYLDSEIKEFTKDGVKFLLPFLGFCLGGGIDLKTVVHSWYHGMFLYLAYMLLNWPILLWVDRKILKQRGHSSTAICCVAGLSLTVPALMEGVSGAYSANTAMAVAQLSFVVFISAIITPVLVNMINKTETA from the coding sequence ATGAAATTTAAGATTTTAAAAAATATGCAGAAAGTGCCAGGCGGCATGATGCTAATACCTATGTTTATTACAGCATTAATAAATACAATATTTCCACAAGTTTTAAACATAGGTAACCCTTTGACAGCTATGTTTACAAGTAAAGGAACCATGACAATTATAGGCATTATGTTATTCTGCATGGGTATTCAAATTGATTTATCACAAATAAAGAACATGATGAAACGTGGTGGCGTGATACTTGGACTAAAACTTGTGTTAAATGTTTTTGTTGGTGTTGCAATAATTAGATACTTTGGTATTGATGGCTTTTTAGGTATATCTGCTACAGCCTGGATAGCATGTATTACCAGTTGTAATCCTGGACTTTACATAGCTTTAATGCAGGATTGTGGAGATAAGATTGATAAATCTACATTTATTTTAATGAATATAGTAGGACTTCCTTTCATACCAGTATGTATTTTAAGTTTTGCATCAGGAGGCGGTTTAGATATAAATAGCCTTTTGGCGACATGCATACCTTTTATTCTTGGAATGCTTATTGGATACTTGGATTCGGAAATTAAGGAGTTTACAAAAGATGGAGTTAAATTTTTGTTACCATTCCTAGGTTTTTGTCTAGGTGGTGGTATTGATTTAAAAACAGTTGTTCACTCATGGTATCATGGAATGTTTTTGTATTTAGCATATATGTTACTAAACTGGCCAATATTACTTTGGGTTGACAGAAAAATTTTGAAGCAGAGAGGACATAGTTCTACTGCAATTTGCTGTGTAGCGGGATTGTCTTTAACAGTGCCAGCACTGATGGAAGGGGTATCAGGAGCTTATTCAGCAAATACTGCTATGGCAGTTGCCCAATTATCATTTGTAGTTTTTATATCTGCAATAATTACACCTGTTCTAGTTAATATGATAAACAAAACAGAAACAGCGTAA